One window of the Hyperolius riggenbachi isolate aHypRig1 chromosome 5, aHypRig1.pri, whole genome shotgun sequence genome contains the following:
- the RBFA gene encoding putative ribosome-binding factor A, mitochondrial isoform X2, protein MAAFVAVLSRCLPVTQCRGIPLCCARVFRHGLRVSRSPDFAPLLQHSRGIHASLALCAKSYLYKFSNKSKKKYWYDSPLKIPTVSLSEDFTVCRAYWLGSGNKDTDAEIEKLLQKYAPSFRHHMISHHVIGKVPPIVFVRDKEDAKRQEVEELLSLLQSEMKNDLSVEDDGVSRTLDFEYRTEDPTVQTPSMFGIDHTELDHQISEYKKKMKDAPIETDSNELRQQQQEQLAEIRKWDMERKKLKKIKKSKFSRESPKDYLLASEIEEEESDSEQWEDRMECEEEEGVSDSTPK, encoded by the exons ATGGCAGCGTTTGTCGCTGTTTTGTCACGCTGTCTTCCCGTTACGCAATGCAGAGGTATTCCCCTGTGCTGTGCGAGGGTTTTCCGCCATGGCCTCCGAGTTTCCCGAAGTCCTGATTTTGCGCCCCTATTGCAACACAGCAGAGGCATTCACGCCTCATTGGCTCTCTGCGCGAAGAGTTACCTGTACAAGTTCTCCAATAAAAGCAA GAAGAAATATTGGTATGATAGTCCACTGAAGATTCCCACA GTGTCTTTATCTGAAGACTTTACAGTCTGTCGTGCTTATTGGTTGGGTAGCGGCAACAAAGACACTGATGCTGAAATTGAGAAATTGCTTCAGAAGTATGCTCCTTCTTTTAG GCATCATATGATAAGCCATCATGTTATCGGGAAGGTTCCACCGATTGTATTTGTGAGAGATAAGGAAGATGCAAAGAGACAAGAG GTCGAAGAATTATTATCACTTTTACAGTCTGAAATGAAAAATGACTTATCAGTTGAAGATGACGGTGTATCCag GACACTGGATTTCGAATATCGCACTGAAGATCCCACTGTTCAGACTCCTAGTATGTTTGGTATTGATCATACAGAACTAGACCACCAAATTtctgaatacaagaaaaaaatgaaGGACGCACCAATTGAAACGGACAGCAATGAATTACGTCAGCAGCAACAAGAACAACTTGCAGAAATTAGAAAATGGGATATGGAGAGgaaaaaactcaaaaaaattaaaaaatcaaaGTTTTCTCGTGAAAGCCCAAAGGATTATCTGCTGGCCAGTGAAATTGAGGAAGAGGAATCTGATTCAGAACAGTGGGAGGACCGAATGGAatgtgaggaggaggaaggagtcaGTGACAGCACTCCAAAATAA
- the RBFA gene encoding putative ribosome-binding factor A, mitochondrial isoform X1, translating to MAAFVAVLSRCLPVTQCRGIPLCCARVFRHGLRVSRSPDFAPLLQHSRGIHASLALCAKSYLYKFSNKSKKKYWYDSPLKIPTNNKPPGLLALIKQSNKENRGNNMRIKTLNVVLYKALTGLLNTPEVSNEIYEHQIELSKVSLSEDFTVCRAYWLGSGNKDTDAEIEKLLQKYAPSFRHHMISHHVIGKVPPIVFVRDKEDAKRQEVEELLSLLQSEMKNDLSVEDDGVSRTLDFEYRTEDPTVQTPSMFGIDHTELDHQISEYKKKMKDAPIETDSNELRQQQQEQLAEIRKWDMERKKLKKIKKSKFSRESPKDYLLASEIEEEESDSEQWEDRMECEEEEGVSDSTPK from the exons ATGGCAGCGTTTGTCGCTGTTTTGTCACGCTGTCTTCCCGTTACGCAATGCAGAGGTATTCCCCTGTGCTGTGCGAGGGTTTTCCGCCATGGCCTCCGAGTTTCCCGAAGTCCTGATTTTGCGCCCCTATTGCAACACAGCAGAGGCATTCACGCCTCATTGGCTCTCTGCGCGAAGAGTTACCTGTACAAGTTCTCCAATAAAAGCAA GAAGAAATATTGGTATGATAGTCCACTGAAGATTCCCACA AACAACAAGCCACCTGGTTTACTGGCGTTGATAAAACAATCAAACAAAGAAAACAGAGGAAATAATATGCGTATTAAGACTTTGAATGTGGTCCTGTATAAGGCATTAACTGGCCTGCTCAATACTCCTGAAGTTAGCAACGAAATTTACGAGCATCAGATCGAGCTGTCAAAG GTGTCTTTATCTGAAGACTTTACAGTCTGTCGTGCTTATTGGTTGGGTAGCGGCAACAAAGACACTGATGCTGAAATTGAGAAATTGCTTCAGAAGTATGCTCCTTCTTTTAG GCATCATATGATAAGCCATCATGTTATCGGGAAGGTTCCACCGATTGTATTTGTGAGAGATAAGGAAGATGCAAAGAGACAAGAG GTCGAAGAATTATTATCACTTTTACAGTCTGAAATGAAAAATGACTTATCAGTTGAAGATGACGGTGTATCCag GACACTGGATTTCGAATATCGCACTGAAGATCCCACTGTTCAGACTCCTAGTATGTTTGGTATTGATCATACAGAACTAGACCACCAAATTtctgaatacaagaaaaaaatgaaGGACGCACCAATTGAAACGGACAGCAATGAATTACGTCAGCAGCAACAAGAACAACTTGCAGAAATTAGAAAATGGGATATGGAGAGgaaaaaactcaaaaaaattaaaaaatcaaaGTTTTCTCGTGAAAGCCCAAAGGATTATCTGCTGGCCAGTGAAATTGAGGAAGAGGAATCTGATTCAGAACAGTGGGAGGACCGAATGGAatgtgaggaggaggaaggagtcaGTGACAGCACTCCAAAATAA
- the RBFA gene encoding putative ribosome-binding factor A, mitochondrial isoform X3, with amino-acid sequence MKKYWYDSPLKIPTNNKPPGLLALIKQSNKENRGNNMRIKTLNVVLYKALTGLLNTPEVSNEIYEHQIELSKVSLSEDFTVCRAYWLGSGNKDTDAEIEKLLQKYAPSFRHHMISHHVIGKVPPIVFVRDKEDAKRQEVEELLSLLQSEMKNDLSVEDDGVSRTLDFEYRTEDPTVQTPSMFGIDHTELDHQISEYKKKMKDAPIETDSNELRQQQQEQLAEIRKWDMERKKLKKIKKSKFSRESPKDYLLASEIEEEESDSEQWEDRMECEEEEGVSDSTPK; translated from the exons at GAAGAAATATTGGTATGATAGTCCACTGAAGATTCCCACA AACAACAAGCCACCTGGTTTACTGGCGTTGATAAAACAATCAAACAAAGAAAACAGAGGAAATAATATGCGTATTAAGACTTTGAATGTGGTCCTGTATAAGGCATTAACTGGCCTGCTCAATACTCCTGAAGTTAGCAACGAAATTTACGAGCATCAGATCGAGCTGTCAAAG GTGTCTTTATCTGAAGACTTTACAGTCTGTCGTGCTTATTGGTTGGGTAGCGGCAACAAAGACACTGATGCTGAAATTGAGAAATTGCTTCAGAAGTATGCTCCTTCTTTTAG GCATCATATGATAAGCCATCATGTTATCGGGAAGGTTCCACCGATTGTATTTGTGAGAGATAAGGAAGATGCAAAGAGACAAGAG GTCGAAGAATTATTATCACTTTTACAGTCTGAAATGAAAAATGACTTATCAGTTGAAGATGACGGTGTATCCag GACACTGGATTTCGAATATCGCACTGAAGATCCCACTGTTCAGACTCCTAGTATGTTTGGTATTGATCATACAGAACTAGACCACCAAATTtctgaatacaagaaaaaaatgaaGGACGCACCAATTGAAACGGACAGCAATGAATTACGTCAGCAGCAACAAGAACAACTTGCAGAAATTAGAAAATGGGATATGGAGAGgaaaaaactcaaaaaaattaaaaaatcaaaGTTTTCTCGTGAAAGCCCAAAGGATTATCTGCTGGCCAGTGAAATTGAGGAAGAGGAATCTGATTCAGAACAGTGGGAGGACCGAATGGAatgtgaggaggaggaaggagtcaGTGACAGCACTCCAAAATAA